ctgtggtgtGAGGAAGCGGAGGACGACCAGAGTCAGACCGAGGCGCCGGCCCAGGGCCACATCAGGGGCTCGTCTCAGCTGCGAGCCGCCTGGGACCCCACCGTGTCGGGGCATCGTGTGATCCAGAGGCTGCTTCACGTGGAGGAGAGGTACATGCCCTCCGTGCTCTACATCACCCTCATCCAGCGGGATCCGGAGCGCAGGGAGGAGCTCACCAAATGGGCCCTGGAGGTATGAAACTCTCTCTCATATCTCAGTTTCTCCCCAGATTCCCCTTGCAGTGCTTGGATGTTTTCcatcttcttgtttcttcctctgcaggTGTGCTGTGAGTGCGGCTGTGATGAGGCAGTGTtccccctgtctgtctctctgatggATAGGTTCCTGTCCGCCTCTCTGTCCCTGCCCGTCTCACCTTACTGCCTGGCTGCCGGCTGCATCCTCATCGCCTCGAAACTCACTGAGAGCGACAACGTCACGGCCGACACTCTCTGCGCTGCGGCTGAATACAGCTTCCTGCCTTCTGACCTGCGGGTGAGTCACAGCATCCACAGACACGTGGGCGAGAAGTTAACATACAGTCAGGgctgtagtggagtggaagaagGGGTCGTCTCCAGCTGTGGACCTCTAACACCAACTAATCCTTGATTTTACACGTGGAATACCTTGTTTCACAcctttttttatgtcataataTGTGGTGGaaaacttacatacatacaaagatGAGGTCTTGAAGGGAGGCCAAAACTTTGATTCTCTTCTCTGTTGATGTTTGTTGTGTCTTAACAAAGCCATCAACTGGATATCAGCCCATTTCAAACTTCAATTTCCAATCAAATAGGTCTAAAACTAACATTTTTAGATGACTGATTACTctatcacatttattttttggttAAAAGTCTATAAATGgggggaaataaataaatacagatgctCAGAGGACACAATGATGCATCTGTATGACACTGACTACATAAAATATCAGACGTATTTGGCTCAATCATTTAATATTAGTGTTTTAATCtgattttgaatttaaatttaagCATCTATTGTTCATTTCACTCAGCCAGAGCAGTCAGATATCCTCAGAGAATAACCTGCAGCCtctaaaatatagaaaataactaAACCCctcacaatatatatatactattgTATGATACTATTAATATTAAAGGGACACCTCTGACTTTTTTCTGCCCTCTTCTCTCCATCAGGAAATGGAGCGTGTCATCCTCGCCACCCTGCGGTGGGACACAGCAGCGGTGACTCCACAGGACTTCCTCCCACACTTTCTCGCCTCCGTGGAGGAGTGGGGAGACGTAGACGGCGGCGATTCCGAGGAGCTGCTCTGCACCCTGCGGAGGCACAGCGACACTCTGGCCgccatgtgtgtctgtgactcCCGTTTTCTGGGAGCGCCGCCGTCACTTGTCGCTGCAGCTTCACTGAACTGTGCCCTGAGAGGTCTGGGCAACAAGGGCCCCACTCAGCTGTCTCTTATGAGTGAAGCGCTGGCAGAGCTGTGCCAAACTGACCTGGTGAGTATATCTGTGAATCGTGAGGCTGCAGTTGAATTGAATGGGAATTTTAAGCAGGCAGACTAAGAATACTAGTGTTTTAAGGTTTTACAGTCATGCCAAATGTTTTCaacaatcatttattttctgaatcCCAGGCGGTGCTGCAGTGCTACAGCGAGATGATCGAATACGCCCTCCAACAGCGGCTGAGGAGCGGGCTCCAGCAGGGGCCCCTGGAGAAAGGTGAAGAGGTGGAAAACGAAAGGGCCGGGACGCCCACCGACATGAGAGAGATTGATTTCTAAACACTGAATCAGCTGTTTTGTATTTGCAAGTGTGAATCAATCAAATTTCCTCCAAGTTCATCAGTCAAACTGATATAAATTGATTATGAcctcaaaaaatatttttatattttgaaattaCTTTATCGAGTGactgttaatttatttttgactttatttatttgtgaacAATTTTTGCaactatgtgttttttttaccatgtgccatattttattatctattCCAATTAATTTTATTAGCAGGCCTAGGtgttattttgacattttgatgcTTAATATTTAtaccttttatttattatcattattattattattattatcatgtgcAATTATTGTCTCTTTTGatgttaatttatttcaatCTGCCatacttttgtgtttgtgtgatgaattaaatatacaacaaatctatttttcaaagcaattaaaaacatttgtacatATTTTGTGTCCATGTATTATTTAAAGGGATGATGCTGCCTTTACGTGCTATTCATAGACTTGTAATTCGGAACTTTTACAATTCATCTTATTTGGTGGGACAAgtatgagtatttttttttaaatttttgtatGATGTAATGCTTTAAATGGATAGTTATTTTAGTTTagtataatgtttatttattatactCCTGTATGAACTCTAACATTTGATACCgtaattattttgtaaatttgCCTGCCcggggactgcagatgaaattCAGGTGTCTTGCTAACTCTGGGACAATCAATGTCCATGTTAGAGATTAAAACTAATAATAACGATAATAACCTCCTAAATGGACACcagaaaaagcaaatattttggtgtttgtctttttgttttttgtttgtttgttttgtgtgtttgttttctgaccTTATACGAAAAATAGAACACTTGAATCTGCCAAAAATGTTAGACAGTTTAACTAATTATTAATATACCAAATATTCCATCATGAGTTGACATTACtttcactgtcacaactcaaCAATTCGTTCATCATCCCACCGCTTATTATTCTTGTTATTGCCATTATTTCCAACGGTCCTTGAAAGCAGCACGTTAAATCGCTGCTGCATTCTCATGACGTCAATTTTATCCGACGCTGGTGTGGATCTTGTTTGGGGCATCGGATtagatattaaaaacacacctgcGGTAAGAAACgagacatttaaagatataTGTGGGTTTTATCTAGTTGTAATAGTGGTTTTGACATCGGCGGACGTTAAATGCTGCgttaaaaacacatcttcaGGTAGATAATGAGAGGAGGAATTGTGCTAGACGTTTCTATAGCTTACGGCTGCGTTAACGGATAAACAAGCTGTTATGTGACCTGTAAAATAACGTTTGAAGGTGAATAATGTCTAAAATGTTGTTATAAAATCAAACGTTAGTTCATAAATATCCTAGACCTAGTTTATCATGTCATTACAGTCACAGAAATATCAGTTTTTTATTGATTCCTCTGCATCCTGTATCAGCATCCGTGTTGTTCTTCCTTAAGCTAGTTGATAGCTACAGACATGACTCATACCTCATATAACTACGAATAATCCCTTTTAAACCTGATATAACTCTATTATGAATGTGACGtatgtgaaaaatatgtaaaaatactccgttacaagtaaatgtcctgcatgaaaaaccaTAGTTAAGTAAGTGATTAATTGGAGAGGAAAGACgaaaaaacaaagctctgaatctgttttcaatttttggtcttttttcggtgaaatattggatcatttgaacatttattattttattgaaatgaaaccatgtgggAAGTTTAGTCAGTTGTCAGCTAATGTTACTCATTGTCCCATTTGAAGTAATAATCAAGTCCATGTCCTCATCCAGCTTGTTTACGACCTGGATTTGAATCGCAAAGTTGGTgtcaaaatagaaaaatattataatataatctACATGTAAATGAAAGTCTGCTACCGGTAATATAGAGGATGAGTTGAACTCTCTTCTTCCATTACTGGTTAAAACATGTAGAAATCAAATCCAGCACATAtagttaaaatgtatttctagtGTTTAGACAGACATGAACCAAAGCTGACAAGCCTGAAAATTGGAAAGAAACCTCAGTAGTGATGGAATAATGGTGTAGACAAGGGATATAAATAACCAGGTTACATTATAtcttaaatgtaaacaaaacagattaaagaaccggtcttaaaacaacagtcagaagcccaaatgaacattgaaacatgtttttcttgctgtaatcattcctacAGTTCATACTGACCTTTAGAAGCTGTAAATGAAAATCCTCAAGccaaattgtatttaaaattttatctgaagctaatatgaagcttcagcgtccaaatgagtcaaatcaagtagatatctttcaacagttacagtctttttagtgccaaagtccctctttttgttactatacttccactgcagcttaACAGggtaacacaaagagggaatttgatgctaaaaagactgtaaatgtgtcagatatccacttgatgtgactaactcagactgctgaagcctcatataaacttcacatcaacttttaaatgactgtgtggacacactgtggattttgacctccatcacttacattaaaagcacatttgaaggatcttttaacagccagtatgaacaggaggaatgattatagcgaggaaaacctctttcactgttcatgaGGATACCTGACTGTTGAAGACTGACCATTGGTGTTGTTTTATAGTTTGCATGTTGAACATCTGATCGTTGTTCATGTTTAAGGAGGATGAACTTGAAACCAGgccggctgctgctgcttctatCCGTCTGTGCCGGCGTCTGGTCAGTGCCTATCGATCGCAATGGAGGCAACCAAGAAGCTAAAGAGGAAGTCCCAGAGGAGAGCGTGGTAATACTCTCAGTAATCTTTATGAGATTTGATCAGGATTCAGTTTTATTGTGAATAACTCGTCCTTCACAACAAACTGTTTCAGGACACTGGCCTTTACTACGACAGATACCTCCGAGAGGTGATCGAGGTTTTGGAGACCGACCCTCACTTCAGAGAGAAACTACAGACGGCAAACACAGAGGACATCAAGGTCAGAATCTGTTACTTCATTCTCATTCTCACAGCTGACCTTTTCACAAGTGATATTAACGTGTTCTTCTCACGTGTTCTCCGTCAGAACGGGCGACTCAGTAAAGAGTTGGACCTGGTCAGTCACAACGTCAGGACCCGTCTGGATGAACTGAAGCGGCAGGAAGTTTCTCGCCTCAGGATGCTGCTCAAAGCCAAACTGGACAGCACCAACACACAGAGTGAGTCGACGAGAGAGATGGTGTATATTTAGTGGATATTTAGAAAAATATGGAGAAAATTATGTCTCGTTACTGTAGTAGAGAGAAGAACACAAACAGATTCTTTCAAACTAGTTGTAAATTGTCGttaatagtttatttatttactatattATACATCTTattctctataaaatgtcaaattgtggcaaattcctttttttaatgcttttttttccccaaaactATTTTCATATGTGCAGCTGCTTTCATGATAAAGAAAAACTGatgagctgcaactaacgattgttttcattatcgaaTAATctgccatttatttttttattaatccgTTAATCGTTTGGttcatgaaatgttaaaaaacagagaaaaaaatgtcatttatgatttaagaaaaataacaaattgtcacatttgagaagctgcttgaaaaatgactggaATGATtcactgattatcaaaatagttgccaattaatttgatctgtcgactaattgattaatagttgcagctctagatcttagtaataataattaaaaccacattttatCCAAGTTACTTAACTGTACTTAAATTATATGATATGAAACTGAGGAaagcaaccagcaaatgttttatttacttgatAACAAATTCTAATgatgaataatttatttaaaagattaGATTTGGCTCATTTTTGGTCGATCAACGAATCAACAGTTTGACAACTATTGACAAAGTTTTCAGCAGTGTTTGCATTAAATATTAATCAACAAATAAGaacaaatagattttaaaaattcatcttcattgtcatttatttacacacaaatgcacattttagaaaaacaaatagTCCCGATACATGCAAATATTCATTGTAAGCTGTTTAAAAGCTCTTTCATCAACAGATAGAACAACGGAGGCATCATGTGTCTTTCATTGTTATCCTCTAATATACTCAGTgagtaaaaacatacaaatgtgCAGTGttgtcatatttcatatttagcTCATATGCATGGATGCAAATCATAGTTTgaacaaacagagcagatgGAACCATATGTCcggaaaaataaacacatttttgacttttaaagtgttgtaaaaatacacacatgaatgcaaatCAGCAGGTTGGGGAATTAAAAGACTGACGTAGCTTCCATGCAGAGATGTGAGGATGTGTTCAGTGATGTATGTACAGgatgtaataataatgtgtatCTGCCGCACAGGCCTGCAGATGGACCACGCCTCCCTGCTGAAACAGTTCGAACATCTGGATCCGCACAATCAAAACACCTTTGAGGCCAAAGATCTGGAGCTGCTAATCTCAACGGTGAGATCCTGCAGGCGGCGATACATGAAGAGCTGTGAAAAGACTTCCTGTCCGGCCGCTCGAATAGTTCAGATCAGATTTTAATCAAACTCAAAACATTCCAGCTGGATTATAATTACACTGATTTTGACTCAAGGGTGCTACAATTACAGATCCAAACAAGATGGTTAAGTCTGTCACTGATTGTCCCAGACACTTTGTATTATATCtgacctctgtctctctttgtgtaGGCCACCAAGGACCTGGAGAACTACGACGCCGAGAGACACGAGGAGTTCAAGCGCTACGAGATGCTGAAGGAGCACGAGAGACGGGAGTACCTGAAGGGCCTGGACcaggagaagagggagaaagaggagaagaggatgcAGGAGCTGAAGGAGAAACACCGCCAGCACCCCAAAGTCAACGCTCCGGTACTCACAGATGCAGccatgttgatttttttttttgtgtgtgtggaagtgaATCGAGCTCTGTTTacatctttttcctctttctgctgcATGTTCTCTCACTCAGGGAAGCGTCGCTCAGCTGCGGGAAGTGTGGGAGGAGACAGACGGACTGGATCCACAAGAGTTCAACCCTAAAACCTTCTTTAAACTACATGGTGAGTGACACTTCTTCCCTTACTTCATATCCCACTGATTGAGTTTGATATAAAAACGGTCTCTATTCTTCTCTGCCCTGTTTAGATACTAATGAAGATGGTGTTTTAGATGAGCAGGAATTGGAAGCTCTGTTCACTAAAGAGGTAAAGGAACCTACACGACATCATTTGCTAAAACTGAAGGTTTTATTCCAGACTCATGACAGAATATCAAAAACTGGATGATAATCCTTTTGAAAATCCAGCTGTTTGACCTTTTGTTTCCGAGTTCTAGCACACTTTCAGCTAACATCTGTTCATTTCCCTCCTCCAGCTGGAGAAAGTCTACAACCCAAAGAACGAGGAAGACGATATGatggagatggaggaagagaggcTGAGGATGAGGGAACATGTCATGAAGAACGtgagttttaatcattttacttTTACGTTCCTGCTCTTGTTTTTCATCCGATGCCGTCTGTCGGTCTTCTAACTGCTTATGTTTCTGTGTTAAAAGGTGGATACAAATAAAGACCGTCTCGTCAGCCTGGAGGAGTTCCTCAAATCCACCGAGAAGAGGGAGTTCAATAATCCCAAAGAGTGGGAGGTAAAGAGCCAAGAGGTGGCCTGAAGGTTGGGGGGAGTGGGCGGGTGATCGGAGGGTCTGAGGTTCAAATCCCAAGGGAAGCTGGGAAAATGTGGGTGGTGAATTTGAACGGGTGATTCTGTTCTT
The genomic region above belongs to Thunnus albacares chromosome 17, fThuAlb1.1, whole genome shotgun sequence and contains:
- the ccndx gene encoding cyclin Dx, whose protein sequence is MERGMSVSLWCEEAEDDQSQTEAPAQGHIRGSSQLRAAWDPTVSGHRVIQRLLHVEERYMPSVLYITLIQRDPERREELTKWALEVCCECGCDEAVFPLSVSLMDRFLSASLSLPVSPYCLAAGCILIASKLTESDNVTADTLCAAAEYSFLPSDLREMERVILATLRWDTAAVTPQDFLPHFLASVEEWGDVDGGDSEELLCTLRRHSDTLAAMCVCDSRFLGAPPSLVAAASLNCALRGLGNKGPTQLSLMSEALAELCQTDLAVLQCYSEMIEYALQQRLRSGLQQGPLEKGEEVENERAGTPTDMREIDF
- the nucb1 gene encoding nucleobindin-1 isoform X1, with translation MNLKPGRLLLLLSVCAGVWSVPIDRNGGNQEAKEEVPEESVDTGLYYDRYLREVIEVLETDPHFREKLQTANTEDIKVRICYFILILTADLFTSDINVFFSRVLRQNGRLSKELDLVSHNVRTRLDELKRQEVSRLRMLLKAKLDSTNTQSLQMDHASLLKQFEHLDPHNQNTFEAKDLELLISTATKDLENYDAERHEEFKRYEMLKEHERREYLKGLDQEKREKEEKRMQELKEKHRQHPKVNAPGSVAQLREVWEETDGLDPQEFNPKTFFKLHDTNEDGVLDEQELEALFTKELEKVYNPKNEEDDMMEMEEERLRMREHVMKNVDTNKDRLVSLEEFLKSTEKREFNNPKEWETLDTVPVYSEEELQRFEAELRDKEEELKRKAETLRQEQELLKERGKALEAQRREYQQAVLEMSQRQKEPQAADGQPPAGPNGELQFQPEAQKLEDKEAKAPADHGAPVQNNLPAEPPQNLPIHT
- the nucb1 gene encoding nucleobindin-1 isoform X2; protein product: MNLKPGRLLLLLSVCAGVWSVPIDRNGGNQEAKEEVPEESVDTGLYYDRYLREVIEVLETDPHFREKLQTANTEDIKNGRLSKELDLVSHNVRTRLDELKRQEVSRLRMLLKAKLDSTNTQSLQMDHASLLKQFEHLDPHNQNTFEAKDLELLISTATKDLENYDAERHEEFKRYEMLKEHERREYLKGLDQEKREKEEKRMQELKEKHRQHPKVNAPGSVAQLREVWEETDGLDPQEFNPKTFFKLHDTNEDGVLDEQELEALFTKELEKVYNPKNEEDDMMEMEEERLRMREHVMKNVDTNKDRLVSLEEFLKSTEKREFNNPKEWETLDTVPVYSEEELQRFEAELRDKEEELKRKAETLRQEQELLKERGKALEAQRREYQQAVLEMSQRQKEPQAADGQPPAGPNGELQFQPEAQKLEDKEAKAPADHGAPVQNNLPAEPPQNLPIHT